In one Parvibaculum sp. genomic region, the following are encoded:
- a CDS encoding aspartate/glutamate racemase family protein: protein MPPSLRHHGAAIAFLHTAAVHIDTFDALAREIAPGLTTTHAVREDLLAATEKAGGLTAAVSLRTQEALLALAEGGARVVVCTCSTLGPAAEAAAQEAEIPVMRIDRPMADAAVRAGRVIGVCAALAPTLQPTRALVENSAARAGREVRVREFLFDDVWSAFREGRLDDYYGGIAGRLAAAARDVDVLVLAQASMAPAAELCGALSAPLLSSPRIGFAEAARIAGVRA from the coding sequence ATGCCTCCATCATTACGACATCACGGCGCCGCCATCGCTTTCCTGCACACGGCCGCTGTCCATATCGACACCTTCGATGCGCTGGCGCGCGAGATCGCGCCCGGCCTGACGACGACGCATGCGGTGCGCGAGGATCTGCTCGCCGCGACCGAGAAAGCGGGCGGGCTCACCGCCGCCGTTTCCTTGCGCACGCAGGAAGCGCTGCTGGCGCTCGCCGAGGGCGGGGCGCGCGTTGTCGTCTGCACCTGTTCGACGCTGGGGCCCGCCGCCGAAGCCGCCGCGCAGGAAGCCGAAATCCCGGTCATGCGCATCGACCGGCCGATGGCCGATGCCGCGGTGCGCGCCGGTCGCGTCATCGGCGTCTGCGCGGCGCTGGCGCCGACGCTTCAGCCCACACGCGCGCTGGTCGAAAATTCGGCGGCGCGGGCCGGGCGCGAGGTCCGGGTGCGCGAGTTCCTGTTCGACGATGTCTGGTCGGCCTTCCGCGAGGGCCGTCTCGACGATTATTACGGCGGCATTGCCGGCCGCCTCGCCGCTGCGGCGCGCGATGTCGATGTGCTGGTGCTGGCGCAAGCCTCGATGGCGCCCGCCGCCGAACTTTGCGGCGCGCTGTCGGCGCCGCTGCTCTCAAGCCCGCGCATCGGCTTTGCCGAAGCGGCGCGGATCGCGGGGGTACGCGCCTAA
- the ilvC gene encoding ketol-acid reductoisomerase has protein sequence MRVYYDRDADVNLIKGKKVAIIGYGSQGHAHALNLRDSGVKDVAVALRAGSATAKKAEGEGLKVMTVADAAKWADVLMMLTPDELQADIYYADLHDNMKPGSALLFAHGLNIHFNLIEPRKDIDVLMVAPKGPGHTVRSEYKRGGGVPSLIAVHQDATGNAHDVGLSYASANGGGRAGIIETTFREECETDLFGEQVVLCGGLVELIRAGFETLTEAGYAPEMAYFECLHEVKLIVDLIYEGGIANMNYSISNTAEYGEYVTGPRIITAETKAEMKRVLNDIQSGKFTRDWMLENKVNQTSFKATRAAAAAHPIEEVGARLREMMPWISANKLVDKAKN, from the coding sequence ATGCGCGTTTATTACGACCGCGACGCGGACGTCAATCTGATCAAGGGCAAGAAAGTCGCCATCATCGGCTATGGCAGCCAGGGCCATGCCCATGCGCTGAACCTGCGCGACTCGGGCGTCAAGGACGTCGCCGTGGCGCTGCGCGCCGGTTCGGCCACCGCCAAGAAGGCGGAAGGCGAGGGCCTCAAGGTCATGACGGTCGCCGACGCCGCGAAGTGGGCCGATGTGCTGATGATGCTGACGCCGGACGAGCTTCAGGCCGACATCTATTATGCCGACCTGCACGACAACATGAAGCCCGGCTCGGCGCTCCTCTTCGCGCATGGCCTCAACATCCATTTCAATCTGATCGAGCCGCGCAAGGACATCGACGTGCTGATGGTCGCGCCGAAGGGCCCCGGCCACACGGTGCGTTCGGAATACAAGCGCGGCGGCGGCGTGCCCTCGCTGATCGCCGTCCACCAGGACGCGACCGGCAACGCACATGATGTCGGCCTCTCCTACGCCTCGGCCAATGGCGGCGGCCGCGCCGGCATCATCGAAACGACCTTCCGCGAGGAATGCGAGACCGATCTTTTCGGCGAGCAGGTCGTGCTGTGCGGTGGTCTCGTCGAGCTCATCCGCGCCGGTTTCGAAACCCTGACCGAAGCCGGCTACGCGCCGGAGATGGCCTATTTCGAATGCCTGCACGAAGTGAAGCTGATCGTCGACCTGATCTATGAAGGCGGCATCGCCAACATGAACTACTCGATCTCGAACACGGCCGAGTATGGCGAATATGTCACCGGCCCGCGCATCATCACGGCCGAGACGAAAGCGGAAATGAAGCGCGTCCTCAACGACATTCAGTCGGGCAAGTTCACGCGCGACTGGATGCTGGAGAACAAGGTCAACCAGACGAGCTTCAAGGCGACGCGCGCCGCCGCCGCCGCTCACCCCATCGAGGAGGTGGGCGCCCGTCTGCGCGAGATGATGCCGTGGATTTCGGCGAACAAACTCGTAGACAAGGCCAAGAACTGA